Genomic DNA from Bacteroidota bacterium:
TCTGTGGCTTTAATTTTTTTTTACCCACTCAAATCAACATAGAACCATAAATTTTTATTCATTCAACAACTTTTCCACTGCATTAGTAGCAGTTTTCATTCTTTGTTGTGAATTTCCTGATATTATTTTATAATTAAAACCCCTGTTTTCCAATTCTTTTTTAAAGTAGTTGAAAAAATATTCTCTTTTATGAGGATGTTCCCTTTGAGGGTCATATTTCCATTCTAGGTCAATATCACATAAAAGATATAAGTCATATTTTCTGTTGGATATTTCCTTTTCAACCCATTCGGGAACTGTGTTGAACTTGTATTCCATCCAAATTTTTATGACGATTAATTCTGTGTCTGTAAAAATAATTCTATTGGTTTTTTTTAATAAAGCATCCTCTTGTTGAAGTTGAATTTTTGCAATCTTTTCAACATCATTAAAATTATATGGACGATTTAAACTGCCAACATAATTCCTTGCATATTCAGGTACCCAAATTGTTTTAAAATGCTTGGCAACTTTCTCAGAAAGTGTTGATTTACCTGTGGATTCAGGACCTGTTATGGCAATACGTTTAATCAATTTTTTTGGTTTTTTAAATCTTTTAACCAATGAGAATATCCAACAAAAGCAAGTATCGTTAGAACTATAAATAAAACTGTTGTAGGATATAATCCTTTATAAATATAAATACCGATTGAAACAAAATCAGCAACTATCCAAACTAACCAATTTTCTATATATTTTCGTGCCAGCATCCAAGTGGCAATAAAACT
This window encodes:
- a CDS encoding ATP-binding protein encodes the protein MIKRIAITGPESTGKSTLSEKVAKHFKTIWVPEYARNYVGSLNRPYNFNDVEKIAKIQLQQEDALLKKTNRIIFTDTELIVIKIWMEYKFNTVPEWVEKEISNRKYDLYLLCDIDLEWKYDPQREHPHKREYFFNYFKKELENRGFNYKIISGNSQQRMKTATNAVEKLLNE